One Desulfatitalea tepidiphila genomic window, CCGCATGGAAGGCCGTCTGTTCGGCGATGTCCCCATGAATCTGGAACTGCGCCTGTCTGTTGAAGACTCACCCAACTCGGCCGGCGTCGCCATCGATGCCATCCGGTGCGCCAAAATGGCCCTGGCTCGGGGCGAAGGAGGCGTTCTGGAAGGCCCTTCGGCCTATTTTTGCAAGCATCCTCCGCGGCAGGTGAATGACGATGAGGCCTATCGACTGATCGAAGCCTTTATCCGACAGCATCCAAAACAGGTCGAGGTCCGTCAAGTCAAACCGTTGCGTGCTGCCCAAAGCGGCAGCTGACCCTCGCTGCAGATATCCCTCATGTTAAGCGAATCATGCGTTGGCCAGGGATTCTAACTGAACTTGATTGATTAAACCCGGCGTGGGTGGAACAGGTGGCCGATGCCACACGCCAAGCGGTCAAGAGCCAGTAAAATGCACGGCGGGCGGCCCAGAAACTCGCTGCGCTCAAACAGTCTGGGCCGCTTGTCCGCCGTTTGCATTTAACTGGCTCTAAGACCGCAGGCTCACGTGGCCCTGGCCACCTGCCCCACCCACGCCTGCCATCTCGATTGCCATGCGATTTTTTTAATCAAAAAACTTTGGGAAGCGCACCCTTAAAGGTGAATCGCATTCAGTTAGAATTGCTGTGTGTTGGGGTGTCTTAATACGCCGGTGGGGCTCTGTCCTATGCGTCGCGACGGCGGATGGTATACCGCACGGTCACCTTGCCCTGGCCGGGGGAGTCGCCAGCCAGACGCACGCCCGTTTTGGTCACCACCGGCACGTCGACCTGGCCCGATACGGTGAGCCGGTCCAGTTTCACCTTCTCTGTGTAGAGGGTGCTGATCTTCTCGAGTAGCCCCTTGGTGCCGATGGCAGCCAGGCGATTCGGCGTGACCGAGACGCTTTCGAGAATCAACCCGTCCGGCAAGGCACCGACCCAATCCACCTGGACCGGAAGTTCCTTCCGGGTGGGCACATCCAAGGCCACCTGCACCTCAGGCGGCTCGATGCGGTTCAACCGCACCCCGGGCGGCAGCGTGATGTTGTCCCTGGAAAGACTGAAAAGATTCATTCCATTGACCGCCGTGCTCAGATCCAGCTTGGCCTTGACCTGGTCGGCACGCAACGATCCGATCAAGGCACTCGAACCGCTCAAATGCAGCCGCACGGTATTGACCGATGTGGAAATGATCTGCATTCCCGAATCACGATTGGAATACTCCAGCGGCACCTCGACGCTGGTCAATGTCTCCATGCCCTTGGCAATGCTGAACCAGACCCCGGCCATGCACAAAAAGCATATGGCTGCGGCCACGGCCAGCTCCCGGCGCTCGCGCTGAATTCCCTGGTTGTTGGCGCCCCCCGCGCCCACATGCGCCGCCAGGGTCTTTTTGAGGGACAAGTTGTCATAAATCGGAACGAAAGTCTGCCCCTTGGCCGCTACCACCTGTCCCCGCTCTTCGGAAACCACGATGACCAACGCGTCGGACTGCTCGGCCATTCCAACCGCCGCCCGGTGACGGGTCCCATAGTATTGGGGCAAATCATCCCTCAAACTCAATGGCAGGATGGCCCCCACACGGGTCACCCGGTTGTTCTCGAGGATGGCGGCGCCATCGTGGACGGGATTCCCGTTGTAAAAAATCGAAAGGAGCATCTCCTTGGAGATGAGGCCGCCCCATGTGACACCGCCCTGGATGATCTCGTCCAGGTCATCTTTGCCCGGGATCACGATAAGCGCGCCGGTGCGGGTTCTTGCCAATTCATAGACCCCTTCCACGATGCTGTCGATGGGGGTCCGCACGGTTTTGTGGGGAAAATCCCACAGCAGGGCCTTCAAATTCTTGGCCTGGAGGACGTTCCTGATCTCGTTGCGAAATACGATCACGATGATCAGCGCCGCACCCGCGATGATGCCTTGCATGGCCCAACTGGTCACGATCAAGCCCAGGGTCACGGCGATTCGCTGGAATATCCACAAGAGGGCGATGCCGACCAACACACGCATGACGTTGGTGCCCCGAAACAGCACATAGAGACGAAACAGGATATATCCGTTCAACAGGATATCGACAATATCCTGCCACCGGATGGAGTGGAAGAAAGCAAAGAGGAAGTTCATAGCAGGCAACCACAAAACGCTGGGTTCAATCAACGACACTGAATCGCAATGTCTGGATCAGTTCGTCCTCGGCATCCAGGATCTCAACGCGCCAGGGCCCCTTGTCGTCATCGCGCAATTGAACGCTGCTGTAAGTCGCCCAGCTGGGTGGCTTGAGTGTCAGGCGCTTGGCAGTGACCAGTTCATCACGCCGAAACCATTTGTGCTGAACAAAGGTGGTTTGAGCAACGCCCGCAAAAGCGCTGTAGCAGGAAATTCTACCGACATTGATGGAAAAAGCCGCGGCAACGTGTTTGGGTTCGTATCCCTCGATCGATTCGCACATGGCGGCCCGCACGAGTCGAAACGGTTTGGCCTGGGCGGCAAAATCATCGTCGGCCGCAAAAGCCTTCGAAAACCCGGCGAAAAGAAAAACCAAAACGATCCAGCAACCAACATATCTGCGTTTCATCGCGATTTATCTTCAGGTCCTGTAATTAAAGGTTTAAAAAATTCCTTCTAACGGAATTGCCGACTTTTGCAAGGAAAAAGCATCCCGCGATCCATTTCGGACTAAAAACCATCAGGCTTTCGGGATGTCAGGAACAAGGAAAAATGCGGGGGAGGAGAAGGCGGGCGGCAAGACAGAAAAGATACAGCTCCGTGGGGTCAGGGCCGCCGCAACAGATCGGCCAGCGTCTTTTCCACAATCACCTCCTTGTTTTCGCTTTTATCGTGGATCATCTGGATCATGGCCTTGTCAACGACCCATCCAAAACCAAGCTCGTCAAAAAAAATGATCTCTTTCTTTTTCACGGCAACCCCCTTCTGTAGGTAAGGTCCATCCCTCTCCGCAACACGATGGGAACACAGCCTCGGGCGCGGCTCGGTACCCTTAATATCGCCAGGCGCCGATACGAGCTTTAGTCGTTTTTGAATGCCCTGCAGCATCGGCCACCTGTTCTATACTCGCCGGGTATAATGAATCGCATTCAGTTAGAATCGCTCGGCACCGCCGCTATCACTTGTGGCGCCTGGGGGTGGCATGCTAATATCGCCCCCTGATTTTGCCCTCCACAATTACAGGTTGTGCATGACCATCGACGACCGTTCGTTCCACCATGATACGGAGATGTGCTCAAGGAGAAACTGAATGAACACACCGCACCACGGACAGCACCAGGACCCGCATGAAAAACGGACGATATGGGGATGGGCGATTTACGACTGGGCCAATTCTGCTTTTGCCACGACGGTGATGGGGGTCTTTTTCCCCGGTTTTTTCAAGCAAGTGTGGAGCCAGGGGGTCGATGTCAATCTCAGCACCGCACGCCTGGGGTTGGGCAGTGCGGCGGCCAGCCTGCTGGTGGCGCTCATGGCCCCTATCTTGGGCGCCATTGCCGACCGCAGCGGCCGACGCAAGCGTTTTATGGTCGGATTCACCTACTTGGGCGTGGCATTGACCGCTGGTTTGGCCCTTATTCCCCAAGGGCAATGGACCCTGGCGTTGGCGTGCTACGCCCTGGCCTATATCGGTTTTGCCGGGGCCATCGTCTTCTACGATG contains:
- a CDS encoding diadenylate cyclase yields the protein MNFLFAFFHSIRWQDIVDILLNGYILFRLYVLFRGTNVMRVLVGIALLWIFQRIAVTLGLIVTSWAMQGIIAGAALIIVIVFRNEIRNVLQAKNLKALLWDFPHKTVRTPIDSIVEGVYELARTRTGALIVIPGKDDLDEIIQGGVTWGGLISKEMLLSIFYNGNPVHDGAAILENNRVTRVGAILPLSLRDDLPQYYGTRHRAAVGMAEQSDALVIVVSEERGQVVAAKGQTFVPIYDNLSLKKTLAAHVGAGGANNQGIQRERRELAVAAAICFLCMAGVWFSIAKGMETLTSVEVPLEYSNRDSGMQIISTSVNTVRLHLSGSSALIGSLRADQVKAKLDLSTAVNGMNLFSLSRDNITLPPGVRLNRIEPPEVQVALDVPTRKELPVQVDWVGALPDGLILESVSVTPNRLAAIGTKGLLEKISTLYTEKVKLDRLTVSGQVDVPVVTKTGVRLAGDSPGQGKVTVRYTIRRRDA
- a CDS encoding DUF2914 domain-containing protein, yielding MKRRYVGCWIVLVFLFAGFSKAFAADDDFAAQAKPFRLVRAAMCESIEGYEPKHVAAAFSINVGRISCYSAFAGVAQTTFVQHKWFRRDELVTAKRLTLKPPSWATYSSVQLRDDDKGPWRVEILDAEDELIQTLRFSVVD